Part of the candidate division TA06 bacterium B3_TA06 genome, ACTTCTCCGTAGCTCAGGCTACTACTCATAGGGCATTCCTCCTTTCACGTTCATTAAATCAACTATACGAGGGATGCCCTCCCATTGCAATATACCCTTCAATAGCACCCAACCCTGGTAACGAGGTACTGGACAATCTACATTATTATATTGACTAATCACGGATTTTGCGTATAAGTTAGTAAGGTAAGGAGGAGCTATGGCAAAAAAGCTTGTGCTGGTTCCAGTCCTGCTGCTAGCGTTGGCATCGGGCTGTATCCGGCAGGTATCTAACCATAAGGAGAGCGAGATGGCCGAGACAAAGGAAAAACCCAAGATCAACGTGCGCTTCATCTTTTCCCTGTGCAACGACATCGTTGCGATGAGGCATTTCTACACCGATCTCTTGGACATGGACGAGCAGGCGTTCTTTAACGAAAAGCAGTTCGGGTATCTATCCTATCCATGCGAGGGCGTTCACCTTATGTTCTTCTACTCCGGGCAGGAAGCGCCGGTGTTCAAGGATTGGGCGTGGCAGCCCGGGTACGACGGCGGCAGTCTGCACGTGACCTCCTGGGCCATCCAGATACCTGAGGAAGACTTTGCCGAAACCGTCAAGCGTCTCAAGGATGCCGGGGTCAAGACTTTTAGTGATAATCCACAGTGGCGGCAGGACAGCTACTGGGGTTTTTCTGTGATGGACCCTCAGGGCAACACGATTGAAGTCTACACCTCGCCAAAGGAAAAACCTGCATCTACGACCTGGGCCCCGGCGGGGTCGGGGAAGTAGTTCGTAAATCAGGAAGGAGACAGACTGGATGAAAGTTCTGATAACATACGCATCAAAGTACGGCTCCACCGCCGAGGTGGCGGAAAAGGTAGCCGAAATTCTGAGAAGCAAAGGGTTGGAGGTTGATTTATCCAGAGCCAAGGAGGTCACCGATATCTCGTCCTACGATGCGGTTATCTTAGGCAGTCCATTCAGGGTGTTCCGCTGGCTGCGTGAGGCACGCAAGTTCGTGAAGAGGAACCAGGATGCCCTCGCTAAGATACCGGTGGCTTGCTTTGCACTTGGCCTCAGCCTTATGGAGGATACCCAAAAGAACCGGGCACAGATGCTTAAGTGGCTTTCTCCAATAAGCGAGAGCATCAAGCCCGTTGACATCGGCCTCTTCGGCGGGAGATGGGACAAGAAGCGCGTGCCCTTCTACATGCGTATCTTCCCCATGCCCGAAGGCGACTTCCGCAGATGGGAGGAAATCGTCGCCTGGGCCGAGAAATTGGTCGCAAAACTCAAGAGCTCTAAGCGTGGATAAGATCATTCATCGTTCACTTAAGCTGAACTGCGACGTGCATCGCGCATTCGAGATGTTTACCGTAAACGAGAAGCTTCAATCATGGTTAACGGAGTTGGCGGACGTTGAGCCGCGTGTAGGCGGAAAATACGAGCTTTTCTGGAATCCGGATGATAAGCAATACGATTCTACCATCGGCTGCAAGATAACCGCGATCGAGCAGGACAGGTTCCTATCCTTTGAATGGAAAGGGCCGAAGCAGTACAATGACTTCATGAACACAGCCGATCCACTGACCCACGTTGTGGTCTTCTTTATTCCAGGTGATGGATTTACCGAGGTCCAACTCATCCACTCCGGCTGGAGAAGTTCGCCTGAGTGGGAAGAGGCACGTCAATGGTTCGAGAAGATGTGGAACGTGTGTTTTGAGGCACTGAAGAAGCAAATCAACGGCTGAATCGTGGATAGACAGATTCCTGTGGTCACGAAAAGATAAACCATCAAGTACTACTCCGAATCGGACATGAAGGATCTGCGGCTGGCGTTTGAGTCAGAGGTCCTTTCCTGGCCGCACGTTACCACCAGGTTTATGTTCGGGTGTCTGGCGTACATGGCTAAAGGCAAGTTATTCGCATTTCTTTTTGATGACAGCATTGTAATAACCCGGCTCGATGAGGCCTCAAGGGAGGCGCTTGCCGCCGAGTACGAGGCGTTTGCGTTCGAATCCAAGGGCAAGCCTGTGGGCGGTTGGATGCAGGTGGTGGTTGCGGACTGCTCTGAGCTTGAAGAGATCATGGATTACGTCCGCAAAAGCTACGAGGCCGCGCTGGCAAAGGCCTAGGAGGATCGCACGTTGTGGCTTTGGATTAGTATGGGAATATCAGGTGGATTGGTGCTGGCGTTCTTTATCAGGTAACACCTGCCGGGTATCTGTTCATCACAGCCTGGATTAGGGAGGTCAAGGAAGGTGAGGTGGCTTGACACCCTGGCATATTTAGACTATTCTCGGTAGGATGAAGTGGCAAAATGAATCGTGAAGCTCAGGCAAACTTGAGCGTTCGTGACAGGGTTTACGTAATTTCAAAAACCTACTCCTTGATCTTGCTGTATTCTGCACATCTTGCGGCTATGCCTCATCTGGACATCGATAAGCTTTACAAGAAATATCTAGATGGGGCTGTTAGAACCGGGGATCGATACGAGTTCGGTCTGGTGATGATGGAGTTCCTTGCCCATCTTGGGAATGCTCATACCCGGTACAAGGATGCCTGGATCGATGAGTATCACGGTCAACCCCTTGGCTTCTACGCTCTACCTATAGAAGGCAAGTGGATGGTCAAGCGAAGCATGATTGAGGGGTTGGAGCCTGGCGACGTCACAGTTTCCATCGATGGCGTAGACCTAGAAAAATTCTTTCGTGAAAAAAGGAGGTATATCCCGGCCTGCGGGAAGCGGCAAAAACGCCTTGGGTTGTTTTATTCCCCGCATCTTTTCCCTAAAGAGTTCAGTGTGGAGCTTGAGAACGGCAGCGAGGTTTTAATTAACAGGCAGACCCAGAAGATCACCGAACCTGAAAAGGCAACAGAGGCCAGATGGCTTAAACAAGGTAAGCTAGCATACATCAAGATACCCTCGTTTGCAGGAGGTACACAGGCAAGATTCGAAGAGGAGGCAATTCGCTACGTGAAGGAATTTTCGAATGCAAAAGCCCTGATCGTTGACGTTCGTGGGAATACAGGTGGGCAGACGCCTGAGCGGCTTATCAAAGCTCTTATGAGCAGGCCCTACCGGTGGTGGAGGCAGACGTCTCCCATAAATCTGAGCTACTTCAGAACCCAGTACGCAAAGTTAGAAAGACACGAAAGGGAGGTGGGAAAGCTGAACGAGAAGGGTAAGGCTTACAAGGACGCATATTCAGACTTTCAGTATACCCAGCTTTTAATCCTGCCTGAGGTAACACAGCTTTCCAATCCGCTGTATACCGGCCAACTTGCAGTACTGGTTGACGAGGAGTGCGGTTCTTCTTGTGAGGATTTTGTTATGATGTGCAAAGACAGCGGTAGCGCTGTTATCGTAGGGACTAGAACCGCCGGTTCCACAGGCCAGCCTTATTTTTGGGATTTCAACGAAGAGATCAAGGTATACATAGGTGCTGTAAGGGTCTACTTCCCTGACGGTTCGCCTTTCGAAGGCATAGGGATCGCGCCGGATGTTGAAGTAATCCCATCCAGCAAAGACCTCAAGGCTGGACAAGATGTGGTCTTGGAAAAGGCGTGCGAGTTGATATCTTAAGATATAGAAAAGAGAGATGTCTTGTTATGAATCAAGAGAATTATGGAGGAATAATGCATCCGGAGTTTCCAAGCTTCAAACCGATAGATCTCGAAGATCGTGATTTCATTCACGAGATACTCTGGCGTTACCAGCCCGAGATATCCAAGCTGTGTTTTGCCAACCTGTACAACTGGCGGCATCACTACTCTGTCCAGTGGTGCATGTATGAAGGCACCCTTCTTCTCCTTGCCAAATCCGCCGAGGGCGAGTTCTACGCCTTCCCGCCGGTCGCCCAGCAATCAAGAGCCGATGCGGTTCGCATGCTGCTCACCTGGCTGCGGGATGAGTGCAAATCCACCAACCCGCGCATCGAACGGGCGGACAGGCGGCTGGTGGAGGAACTGGAAGGATCACCTGACTTCTCGATAGAGCCTCAGCGCGAGCACCATGATTACATCTATCTGCGAGAAGACCTGGTGAACCTTTCAGGCCGCAAGTTTCACTCCAAAAAGAATCACCTCAACGCGTTTATGAAGAACTATCAGTTCACCTATGCTCAATTGGATGAGAGCCATGTCGCTCGGTGTCTTGAGCTTGCCGAGGCCTGGTGCATGATGCGCCGCTGCTCAGATGACATGAGCCTTATCAGCGAAAGGGAGGCGGTTAATGAGGCTCTTGCGAACTTCTCTGCGTTGAAGCTTATGGGAGGGGTGATACTAATCGAGGGCAAGACGCAGGCGTTCAGTGTGGGCGAGCTTCTCAACAAGGATACGGCTGTGGTTCATATCGAGAAGGCCAACCCTGGGATTCGCGGGCTTTACGCGGCCATCAATCAGCAGTGCGCGGAACATGCCTGGGGAGACGTCGCCTACATAAATCGTGAACAGGATCTAGGCGAGGAAGGGATTCGCAAGGCGAAGCTTTCCTATCATCCCCATCACCTGGTAGAAAACTTCATCATCAGCCTGGCGTAGCGAGGAGAGTCTCAAATGAAAGAACTGTTGCTTACCGAAGCGCGAGAAGAGGACCTCGGTTTCCTGCTCGGGATGTGGAACGCCCCCAGTGTGATGCGGTACGCGGGCTACCCTGAAGGCAGGTGCTGGTCCGAGACAGATATCCAGGCCTGGTGGGATGCGTATCTTGCAGAACGTAGGCGATCGGGCGAAGATGAAACGCAGCTCATCTTGAGAACAGGAGACGGAACCGCTATCGGTGAGTCGCACTACGGCCCGGTGTCCGAAGGCTTCGAGGTCGGCGACTGGCGAAAGCCAGAAGGTGTGAGATGCTTTATGACCGACATCAAACTCCTGCCACAGTATTGGGGAAGGGGTATAGGCACTCAAGGGATGCGGATGATCGTTGAATTTATATTTGCTAATACCCGTTGCAAGCTTTTAGTCGTTCCTCCTCACATGGATAACCCTCCGGCGTTCCGGGTATACGAGAAGGCAGGTTTTTTGCTAACCGGCATTGAGGCCTGGGAAGGCCACGAGATGATGGAACTTACAAGGGATAGATTCAAGGAGCTTTATAGCGGTTAAGGGACTGACAGATCTTGGACTAAGATTTCAAGAGGCGTCCATCCCTGAGGTCTTTGCCGTGTCCAGAAGCTGGTTCTTTTCAAGTAACCCCTTGACAAAAAAGCATCTAAGGGTATATTCAATAAACACGAAGGAGGATAGATGCCTTTAATCCAGGTAGACGGCCCGCCGATTGATATCGAGAAGAAAAGGCGGCTGGTCAAAGAACTAACTGACGTCGCGGTCAAGATTTACGAGATAGAGCACATCGTTGTATTGATCCGGGAGAATCAACCAGAAAATGTAGGCTCCAACGGCGAACTGATTGCCGATAAGCAGCGAACCGCAGATTGAAACTCGTTTCACTCGTTTCCCTTCGAGCTCCCTGCGGTCGTTCTTCTTCGGTGACGCAGATTTTGATCCCCCTGTGTCCCCCTTAATAAGAATCCCTCCGGCCTTCGGCCACCTCCCTTGATAAGGGAGGCCTCTCAAAGCCCCCCTTTTTAAGGGGGGTAGGGGGGATTATGGAGTGCAACGAGCGCCTCGTTGCTATAACCTCAATAAATAGACAAGCCTCCCTGATCTACCTTGATGGGGGGTAGGGGGAGGGTGAGAGAAACATCAGCTTGCATATGTATCCTCAATCATAGACTTGACAAAATTGGATATCGGAGTATATTCAGGTGAACCATAAAACCAAAGGAGGGCGACATGCCTGGAGTATGGGTCAGGAGACAAGACAGCGATACATGGCACTGGTGCAAAAACTGTCATCTCTATCCTACAGGTTCAGATGTAGTGAAGAGCTATAAGAAACCTACCTCGTATGAACTATGCAATCATTGTCAGGCCAAAGAAAAAGCAGGCAACTGTAGCGAATAAAATCGTAGGGGCCGACCTCAGCGTACCCCTAGAGGGCACTAGGTCGGCCCCCGAACAAGACAAAACTTACAAGGAGGCGAAATGCCTGACATCAATGCTGAAGAGCTACTCGAAAAAGCATGGGATGAATTTCGTAGGGATTACGATGAAAGGGTGCGCGAATATTCTGAGTCTCTAGGCAGGGAAGATGAAGAAAAGGCTAAGAAGGAGCACTGGATATTATGGAATGAAGCTGATTTGATGGTTCAACTTGGAAGGTATACGTACGACCATTTAGCCAGGAACTCACCTTCGGCAGTTGAAATGCACTTTGAGAAGAACTTAACTCGTGCTAACTTTGAAGGTTACGATTTCGAGGGAAGTCTAGATGAGTTAAAGAAAAGACTTAAGCGAAAGCAAGGACCAAAAGTAGATTTAATAATCGTTCAGGAAAACAGTCTAGGTCGGTTTTTATTGTGTGCTGAAGCAAAGTTCTTTCATTGCTCAGAAGAATCTATCTCACGTGGAAAGAGAACTGCAAAGACCGCAATCGAGAAGGACATTGAAACATTAGTGGCAATAAGAGACCTGGGAATAGCCGAAAGGGTGATTTTCATACTGTTTGATGACTATTATTGGATTCGCAATGAAGACATTGAGAGTTTTGTTGAGAATGCCTGCAAAGAACATAAAATCATCCCATTGATGCACAATTCGAAAGCAAAAGTCGAACCTTGGAAATAACTAGTAATCGGGCCGACTTAAAGGTCGGCCCCTACGTTTAATCTGTGTAATCTGCGGTTTTCAATGCTCCTTTTCTCCTGACGGAGAACGCTTGCGGCCTTTACGAGTAACGTAAAGGCAACGATCGCAGGGGGCTTCGCCTCAATCACCCCTCCCTTGACGGGAGGGGGTAGGGGGAGGGTGAAAACAAGGAATCACCCCCTCCTTTATCCTCCCCCGTCGAGGGGGAGGTTGTAACTTAAAGAAGGGGCTAGCGCCCCTTCTTAATCTGCGCTAATCTGCGTAATCTGCGGTTAGTTCCCTACTTATTATCTATCTGTGCCCTTTGCAGCTTGCCGGAGTAGTCAATGTACACCGTCTTCATCTCCGTAAAGATCTCGTACGCGGTCCAGCCGCCTTCTCTATGCCCGTTGCCGGTTTCCTTCACGCCGCCGAAGGGCAGGTGGCACTCCGCGCCGATGGTTGGGCCGTTCACGTAGGTTATGCCCGCCTCGATGCGCTCTATCGCCCGCATGGCGTTATTCACGTCCTGGGTGTAAATCGAGGACGAAAGCCCGTAAACCGTACCGTTCAGAACCTCAATCGCCTCGTCAAGGTCTTTGACCGTGATCACCGAAAGCACCGGCCCGAAGATCTCCTCCTGGGCGATGCGCATCTCAGGCTTTACCTTATCAAAA contains:
- a CDS encoding 4-oxalocrotonate tautomerase, with amino-acid sequence MPLIQVDGPPIDIEKKRRLVKELTDVAVKIYEIEHIVVLIRENQPENVGSNGELIADKQRTAD
- a CDS encoding flavodoxin; the protein is MKVLITYASKYGSTAEVAEKVAEILRSKGLEVDLSRAKEVTDISSYDAVILGSPFRVFRWLREARKFVKRNQDALAKIPVACFALGLSLMEDTQKNRAQMLKWLSPISESIKPVDIGLFGGRWDKKRVPFYMRIFPMPEGDFRRWEEIVAWAEKLVAKLKSSKRG
- a CDS encoding ATPase; this translates as MDKIIHRSLKLNCDVHRAFEMFTVNEKLQSWLTELADVEPRVGGKYELFWNPDDKQYDSTIGCKITAIEQDRFLSFEWKGPKQYNDFMNTADPLTHVVVFFIPGDGFTEVQLIHSGWRSSPEWEEARQWFEKMWNVCFEALKKQING